In Caloenas nicobarica isolate bCalNic1 chromosome 5, bCalNic1.hap1, whole genome shotgun sequence, a single genomic region encodes these proteins:
- the FCF1 gene encoding rRNA-processing protein FCF1 homolog — MGKQKKARKYAVMKRMISLRDERIKEKDRAKAPVKKKEDPSAIKEREVPQHPSCLFFQYNTQLGPPYHILVDTNFINFSIKAKLDLVQSMMDCLYAKCIPCITDCVMGEIEKLGQKYRVALRIAKDPRFERLPCMHKGTYADDCLVQRVTQHKCYIVATVDKELKRRIRKIPGVPIMYISRHRYNIERMPDDYGAPRF, encoded by the exons ATG GGGAAGCAGAAGAAGGCGCGGAAGTACGCGGTCATGAAGCGTATGATCAGCCTCCGGGACGAGCGCAT TAAGGAGAAGGACCGGGCCAAGGCCCCCgtgaagaagaaggaagacCCGAGTGCCATCAAGGAGCGGGAGGT CCCCCAGCATCCCTCTTGCTTGTTCTTCCAGTATAATACACAGTTGGGCCCCCCTTATCACATCCTGGTTGACACTAACTTCATCAACTTCTCCATCAAGGCCAAGCTGGACCTAGTGCAGTCAATGATGGACTGTCTCTATGCCAAGT GTATTCCATGTATCACGGATTGTGTAATGGGTGAAATTGAGAAGTTAGGACAGAAGTACCGCGTGGCGTTAAG AATTGCCAAGGACCCTCGGTTTGAACGCTTGCCATGTATGCACAAAGGAACCTATGCAGATGATTGCTTGGTGCAGAGGGTCACTCAG cacaaatgTTACATTGTGGCCACAGTAGATAAAGAGCTCAAGCGGAGAATACGAAAAATCCCAGGAGTGCCTATAATGTATATTTCCCGGCACAG